From Dendropsophus ebraccatus isolate aDenEbr1 chromosome 2, aDenEbr1.pat, whole genome shotgun sequence, a single genomic window includes:
- the RETREG1 gene encoding reticulophagy regulator 1, with product MPEGEDFELDERWEVISTNSECKPRLSQCIAESWSSYTIFLHELSHFKQQNPGKFCLLVCSVCMFFILLGSYIPGVVLSYFILLSAFLCPLLKCNEIGQKACSKLKPVLQKLELGLQLFVNLWMKAKSKKETETIPVEDESELELSALCPQISPEIVAKELSVSGTEPSDLSWTDNGTFNLSEGYTPQTDTSDDLDRPSEEEVFSRDLNEFPSPENGSGSNDEDSSIGIPSTLKRKHEKSHKSNAEQQSAAGLSILLGTEQSYNLIAGAAGEAITAAVTAAITDQLQSALLCAQPPAAGLPEDTDAEEADDFELLDQSELEDIDDEVGHSSSPESEGKKPSSGFLSSLLGGH from the exons ATGCCTGAAGGAGAAGACTTTGAACTAGATGAAAG GTGGGAGGTGATCAGCACTAATTCAGAATGCAAACCTCGACTTAGCCAATGCATTGCAGAATCTTGGTCAAGCTACACAATATTTCTCCATGAATTATCTCATTTTAAACAGCAAAATCCAGGCAAG TTTTGCCTTTTGGTCTgcagtgtatgtatgtttttCATTCTATTGGGAAGCTACATTCCTGGAGTAGTCCTCTCCTATTTTATAT TGTTGTCTGCCTTCTTGTGTCCATTATTAAAATGCAATGAGATTGGACAGAAAGCGTGCAGCAAGTTGAAGCCAGTTCTGCAGAAACTGGAGCTTGGTTTGCAGCTATTTGTGAACCTGTGGATGAAAGCCAAATCCA aaaaAGAGACAGAAACTATTCCAGTAGAAGATGAAAGTGAATTGGAGCTTTCCGCATTGTGCCCTCAG ATCAGTCCAGAAATAGTAGCTAAAGAACTTTCAGTTTCTGGAACGGAACCCTCTGACTTGTCCTGGACAGACAATGGAACATTCAACCTCTCCGAAGGGTACACTCCACAGACCGATACATCAGATG ACCTTGATAGACCAAGTGAGGAGGAGGTATTTTCTAGAGACCTTAATGAATTCCCCTCTCCAGAGAATGGTTCGGGATCCAATGATGAAGACTCCAGTATAGGCATACCTTCAACCCTAAAGCGAAAGCATGAGAAAAGTCATAAATCGAATGCTGAACAGCAGTCAGCAGCTGGGTTGTCCATCCTTCTGGGCACTGAACAGTCATATAACCTGATCGCTGGTGCTGCTGGCGAGGCCATTACGGCTGCCGTCACTGCAGCTATCACTGACCAGTTACAGTCTGccttgctctgtgcacagcctccaGCTGCTGGCCTACCTGAGGATACTGACGCAGAGGAAGCTGATGACTTTGAACTTTTGGACCAGTCAGAGCTGGAGGATATAGACGATGAAGTGGGACATTCATCGAGTCCAGAATCCGAGGGCAAGAAGCCATCTTCAGGATTTCTCTCCAGTTTACTTGGGGGTCATTAA